The genomic region TCAGGCATGGGTAAAATTCTATCCTTGGGTCGTATATGACCAAGAAAAAGGCCACATGTATTGTAGCTATTGCAGAAAATTCCCCAGGTTAGCAGATGAAAAGTCATCTCTATACATTGGATGTGGCTCTGGGGGAAAATTCCGAGAAGTTTCTTTGAAGTATCATTCCCTTTCGAAAGCTCACGTCAGATGTgcaaatgaaaatgataaaactGAAAGAGAGTCAGGAAGTGCCCCCCTTGAACAGATAGTTGAGACGACAAAATTAGATGAGGTCACCGGACAGAGAATGAGATCCCTCTTTAACACAGCATTCTATGTTGGAAGACATGATACATTCTCAAAATTTGAACCTTTATGTAATTTACAGGAGAAAAATGGTGTCAATCTTGGTACCATGTATAGGAATTATGACAAATGTAAAGAGTTTATTTCTTGCATAGCTGATGTTGAGAATACAAGAGTGGAAAAAAGTGTGATAGAAAGTAGATTTTTTACTGTACTGGCAAATGGTGCCACGGACTCTGCAGTCATTGAACAGGAGACTGCGTTTGTACGATATGTAAATGCAACTGGTATACCTTGCACCGAGTTCATTGATATTGTTCCTGTTAAATCTGCTAATGCAGAGGGGGTTTTGGATGGTATATTGACAGGGTTAGAAAAGGTAGGTATCAGTAATGACGAGCTGAAGACAAAGCTAGTAAGCTGTAATTTTGATGGGGCTGCTGTTATGTTAGGTAAGAAAGGTGGCGTAGCAGTGAAGTTGGAGCAAATGGCAGAACATCCCATTATAAAGGTTCATTGTGTTGCTCACAACTTGGAGTTGGGTTTTCTGGATGCAGTCAAATCTCTTGAGTACATGTCTCATTTTCAAAATACCATCCAGCAGATATACAAGTTCTACTACTATTCTCCCAAACGCAGAATGGAGTTGAAAGCAGTCGCTGAGATTCTTGATGAACATAGTGTTATGCAGACTGGCTTGCAGAAAACAAGGTGTGTTGCTTCTAGATACAGGTCCATTAAGGCAATCATACAATCGATGCCAACCATTGTGACTCATTTCCAAAATGCAGCTACAGGTAAGAACGAAGAGGCATGTAAAGTCAAGAGATACCCGAAAGAAATATATTCTAGCAAGTTCCTCCATTTTGCATACTTTCTATGCGATGTGTTGTCAGTCCTTTCTGAACTCAGCATACAATTCCAATCAGATCTGTTGACCATCACTGATGTAAAAACGAAGATTGAATTGTCTTTGTTGAAGTTGGAGAAACTGAAACACAAAGATGGAGAGAGCTACAGCCATTTCAAGGTTTCGTACAATGAGGCTGAATCTGTCCTCACTTGTGGAAAA from Pecten maximus chromosome 11, xPecMax1.1, whole genome shotgun sequence harbors:
- the LOC117338449 gene encoding zinc finger protein 862-like → MYIITERGRKRERERQSEEKNAKRKRQSESEESEMKEKFKIRNKQYEEKRKRLFNQAWVKFYPWVVYDQEKGHMYCSYCRKFPRLADEKSSLYIGCGSGGKFREVSLKYHSLSKAHVRCANENDKTERESGSAPLEQIVETTKLDEVTGQRMRSLFNTAFYVGRHDTFSKFEPLCNLQEKNGVNLGTMYRNYDKCKEFISCIADVENTRVEKSVIESRFFTVLANGATDSAVIEQETAFVRYVNATGIPCTEFIDIVPVKSANAEGVLDGILTGLEKVGISNDELKTKLVSCNFDGAAVMLGKKGGVAVKLEQMAEHPIIKVHCVAHNLELGFLDAVKSLEYMSHFQNTIQQIYKFYYYSPKRRMELKAVAEILDEHSVMQTGLQKTRCVASRYRSIKAIIQSMPTIVTHFQNAATGKNEEACKVKRYPKEIYSSKFLHFAYFLCDVLSVLSELSIQFQSDLLTITDVKTKIELSLLKLEKLKHKDGESYSHFKVSYNEAESVLTCGKNQSSTIDVSKSTMNFDHVFDISWTKLSNSFRTDLAH